GAAAGCCGCTTATGCTGCGGGTCGATGAAGAGGATAAGTTTTACATACAGCCGGGGAAATTAAACAATAAACTGGCCGTGCAAATTTTAGAAGAGTGTCAAGGAGGTGCCGGACATTATGACGGATGACATGTTATCACAGGACGAAATTGATGCACTATTGAACGGAGGCGGAGGAGATGACTCTTCTGCCGAACTCGATAAGGATAAGAAAGATACACCAGAAGCGGAACGTCTCTCTGTTTTGGAGGAGGATGCTTTAGGGGAAATCGGTAACATCTCTTTTGGCAGCTCCGCTACTGCCCTGTCTTCGCTCCTCAATCAGAAGGTGGAGATTACAACTCCGACGATATCCGTCGTAGACAGGGCTCACTTACCGGAAGAATTCCCGAAACCGCATGTCGCCGTAGGGGTGACGTACACGGATGGGTTCAGCGGCGAAAATGTGCTCGTGATCCGAACCGAAGACGCAGCGATTATTGCGGACCTCATGCTGGGGGGAGATGGAACGTCTCCCGATGCTCAGCTCAGTGATATTGCACTTAGTGCGGTACAAGAAGCGATGAATCAAATGATGGGCTCTGCCGCGACCAGTATGTCGACGATTTTTAATAAAAAGGTGGATATTTCTCCGCCTGCTATCGACGTTCTGGACTTGGGGGTGGATAAGGGTACCGAACGGATTCCAAACGAAGAAGTGCTTGTTAAAGTTTCCTTCCAGCTTAAAATTGGAACGTTGATTGATTCCAGCATTATGCAGCTGATCCCCGTCCGTTTTGGGAAAGAGATGGTGGAAGAACTGCTGAACCCGGAAGCGAAAGAAGAACCTGAACAAGTTACGGAATCTCCGCGCGTGGAAGAATCAGCGCAAAAAGATCCGGCCCCCCCGTCTGTGAAAGAAACTGCCGAGCAGGCAGCTCCGGAGCCTCAGTATGTAGGCGCGCCTTCAGGGTACGGCATGGAGAAGGCAGACATTCAGCATGCAAGTTTCCAGGAGTTTGACCAAAGCAGTGCCATGACGCCTGCGGCTCAAAACAATCTGGATATGTTGATGGATATACCGCTTAAGGTAACCGTAGAACTAGGGCGGACGAAGCGCACCGTGAAAGAGATACTGGATTTATCGGCAGGCTCCGTCGTTGAACTGGATAAGCT
This sequence is a window from Bacillus sp. SB49. Protein-coding genes within it:
- the fliY gene encoding flagellar motor switch phosphatase FliY; the protein is MTDDMLSQDEIDALLNGGGGDDSSAELDKDKKDTPEAERLSVLEEDALGEIGNISFGSSATALSSLLNQKVEITTPTISVVDRAHLPEEFPKPHVAVGVTYTDGFSGENVLVIRTEDAAIIADLMLGGDGTSPDAQLSDIALSAVQEAMNQMMGSAATSMSTIFNKKVDISPPAIDVLDLGVDKGTERIPNEEVLVKVSFQLKIGTLIDSSIMQLIPVRFGKEMVEELLNPEAKEEPEQVTESPRVEESAQKDPAPPSVKETAEQAAPEPQYVGAPSGYGMEKADIQHASFQEFDQSSAMTPAAQNNLDMLMDIPLKVTVELGRTKRTVKEILDLSAGSVVELDKLAGEPVDIHVNDKLMAKGEVVVIDENFGVRVTDIVSPKERLTKLR